CTTCAGGGTGATACTGAGAAGGAACTATGTAGAAACATCAAACTCAAAGCCATTCATCTCTCCAGCACAATGGATCCTGAAAGAAATCCGTTATCCCAAATCCATGGGATTATCCAAAGTTTCTCCAACTTCTCACAAAAAGATAAACTCAAAGCAAGTCGGTTAGAATGCCAGTTTCTTCAAGCAACTGATACTTCAGGTAAAAATAGCGAGATCCTCTTAAAATGAAACTTCAACTGCTTTGTCACAACTCAatcatttttatgaagaaaaaaaggcattgttACAATGGCTCAAAAATCGTTCCTTTAGTTATAAGTAGAATTGGTCAAAAGGTTGATTGCACCTTCTAGCTAGCAAAGGTCTTTCCCAcatcttctttccctttgtaTTTCCTCTTGCCATGTGTGAAGGGTATATATCTGTACTTTATCATatgctgtaaagaaaaaatatgaatttttagAGGCAAGAAGTTTAGAAAACGTTTACTAAAAGTGTTTCGTAATATATAACTGACACAGTCCTCTAGGGAGAAAGTTATACAGTATTTCAATAGCTAATCATAAACCAGTTTACCTCTGAATAATGCTATGAGCCCAAATTTCAAATCTGGTTATGCTCAAACAACACATAGAGCTCAGGAAAGTTTACTTATTAGAGGATTGCAGGGAACTCCTGCCACTTAGTTTACATTTTTGAGTAATGGTACTTCATCAAAATTCTGAgcatcttcaaagaaaaatggttctccttttaaaatgcCAACAAGCATTCAGgcacatttttaagaaacttcTTAACGATTTGCAGGTTTTTCTCTCAACTCACTCATACAAGCTCATCAGTGCTTCTTTATCACCCACCAGAGACTCTAAAAGAcctcttctttaaaaacagtgatAGTTAACCTCAGAAAGGAAGTAGGTCAGAAACTGTAAGactcacattaaaaaaaaaaaagattgaatttTAAGATCAAAGCTTTTTTGAAGTTACCATCAAGTTTTGTAGACATAATATATGAAGGTTTTTTCCccaagcatttttgttttctgctaatACACACCTAGCGTTCAAGTGTTAGGTGCTCAAGTTTCTCTAGCAAATGAAATGTACACAACTTATTTAATACTTCTCATGCAGTTAACCGGATAGAGGTTGAAATAATTCTATGCATTTTGACATCACAAATGCTATTATCTACTCTTAGCAAGTTACCTTGATTTGTCTCTTCATAGTGATACAAAACAGCATTATGAAGTACATCACAAGGATTGGCCAAAAAACAGGAACGTTGAAAGCCTCGAAGAACGTACATGCCATAGCAACCAGGATGCCTTTAGTGGCCGAGTGCCTTAAAAACAGCATTAACAATTAATCCTTCAACACCAGTCACCGTTTATTAATACAGGTATTtacacatttcagaaacagaacgTGGGCAGATAGATCAACTCACCAGAATTTAAACTCTGGGAGCCTTCTAATGAAAGGCCGAAATTCTTCATTTTGCCTTGTAGGTAAGGAAGGACCATCAtctaaagaagaagaaaaaataacaatcaaCCTCCCTCACTGTTACACATAGATTCCAGTTACTGTTGTGGTTTTAATATAACAGGGTTGGCTTCCCATTAAAAAAGATAACAGAAATGTGCGCCAGGTCATTGAGTTATCACAGGGAGAATTTAAGTCACATACACCCTCTGTCAAAACAAAGACTAACACAATATGGAATTATTCAAgacctgaaaaaaatcactttgaagACAAATTTTATAGCAATTCCTAACGTCAAGTTGTATGGAGTTTTTGCACATTGAAGAATATGATGTCAGACTGAAATTGCACATCCTTACATTACTATATCAGACAAAATGAGCTGAGAGTTTGACTAAGTTCAAAATTATTGCAGAATGAACTGTTTGTCATACCTGAATCTTCCATTAAAGAGGGATCTACCTTTGGCGACAAGAAAGCTATAAAGAGATTTAGATGGTAGATTCCCAAGGCATATGTCACAATGTACCAAccctgaaggaaggaaggaaacagagcaaagatTAAAGACCTCGTGAACACCACTCTCAGATATTTTCAGTcaatttgctttctgcttcctaAATAAGTGCTTCTCTATATCCTCACATTCACATGAGaagttttcttcttaaaaacaaagcaacaacaacaacaacaacagttTTCCACTCTTTGTATACTGGTTGGAAGCAtaacagatttcatttaaatttacttAAACACTGACTAAACTTACTGGAAAACTAGCAAAAATTTGAAATGTATCACTCTTAATAAGCTGAACGTTTCTTAAGTTTCACTACAGTAAACCTAATACAGTAATTGCAACAAGCCTTAACACAAGTGGTATAttaatggatttaaaaaaaaagctttcttggGCATCTGGTTTCCATGTTCAAAATGTAGGTAtcataaaagcagcaaaaagcatgaaagcaatgcttgttttgtttaaagCATCTTTGCAGGCTTTAGTCTCTTAAATGTTCCTACTACTGTCTGCACCGTTCTTGCATTCAATCTGTAATCTCCAGTTTTCTGGAATCGCCATTCTCAAGCTCTGAACTGAACTGTAGACTGGCATGAGACAGAGGCATCCGATCAGTGGATAAATACTCTGCTGCTGGCCCGCAGTGACAGAAGTGCCAAAAAAGCAATTCCTCACTGTCTGCGTGACCAAAGGTAACCGTGGGCTCCTGAACAAGCTAcccagctttaaaaataaaaccttaatTGCTACAAGCCTTTCAGAATTTTATTATGTAATTTCATTCAGAGTTACTGGAATATTTCCACTTCATGTTACCACCAAGTAAACAATCTTAAGCATTCACAATTTCTTTAGTCTGAAGCCATGAGTTTAACACCAGCAAGTGCTTGCTCTTCAGACTCTCTGGTTTACCCTTAGCGTGCTCTGATGACAAGATGTAATTCCAGAAATTCTCTTAACACAAAAAATAGAACATTAATGATATCTAAAACTGTCTGATCAGTAAGCCCAGTTTTCCTACCTGCAGTAAATAAACTCTAATCATGTAGATAAAACTCAAACCCAAAGTTACAATCCATCGCACTGCAGTATATGGAGTAGATTTGTCTAACCAGGACTGGTAGATCTaggaagaaatacaaagtaTGCAGCTGTAAAACATACAATGCCCACTGAATAATGCATATTTCAGGGCAGCATCAGAAACAGTAAGCATTTGTATATATTCTTGGGGAAGGAGAGTAACACCAAACATTCTTACTACAGTTAATTGTAATTATAAACATACTTACACATCTTTGAAAATACAAGCTGTACATTTCCACAAAggccaaaaaaacccaactcctAATACTTGGGGCATCAGAAAGAAACCTAGATCTTAGATCTTTCATTGTTTATCTCCCTCAAGTTTACTTTCCTTAACATGATTCCGACAGGGAATataaagcaacttttttttacGATAAGAGCATATTTCCACTGCACAGTGTCACACATACTCAttaaatattccattaaattatGTACAACAgtatttgttgtcatttttaaaacatttcatatgAAATCTTTTGTACAGATTTTAGTGTTTCAGCAGTTCGTCCAACCTCAAACTCATTACGTTTTGCACTGAGTCCTGCTTCTAATGGAGTCAGAGAAATCCTACAGAAAACCAACCTGCCCGAGTCTTGTGAAAAATCGATAGACCACAGAAGGCTTTCCATGAACAGACTCACCAATACTGTCCCCTTCTGACATGGTTGCTGTGAAAATAGAACACAACACATAGGtaacatttcaaacaaaaatctaaGCTCAGTGAAACTCCATAGTACATTATGTCTTATGTTCTTACATTCTTTTGGATAACcctatttgaaaaaatatcttcaatgAAGCGTGAAGTATTTTTAGAGAAGACATTTATTCCAAAAGAATTTCAGTTCTAGAAGAAATTGTCAAGAAGGTAAAGAAAAGGGTACTTTTACAAAGGCAAGAGAGGATCCAATCCATtttagggaaggaaaaacaattccacacagaaatgcaggaatGAGCCTTGTTAGACATCACCTTGATAAGGCAGGAGCTGAGTTATAACATCTAAGCATTGATATGCTCTGCAGCACCACCCTCCTGTCACCTCAGAGTCTAAAGatgaagaacaaaaccaaaataaatcatttttttcaaggctgcttaacattttcaaataccGAGTAACTAGACAGCAAAGCATTTAAGTTCAGGACTTTGTACACAAGTGGTTACAGAAACAAACCTTCACCACAAGCACCTAAATCAAAACACTCCTAGCAGGATCCAGTGAGTTTATCTAAAGAACACGAAGAGCTTCACAGTAACAAAAAAGTTTTATGTATCAGCAAAACCGTAAACATAAAAAGCAGGGCAAGGATTCTGACtccaggtaaaaaaaaaataaaataccaagggaattatttttaagcacacGTTCTGCTACCAATTTAAGATCTTCACTTTACTCTTGAGCTAAGCCCAACTAAGCTTTATCAGTCTACTGAAGatataaagcaaacaaaatgaaatggattCTAAACAGAAACACGCCTGCCACATCATCAAAAGCAATCCCTCACATTACTTCCTGGAGTCCCCATCTGGGGGTGGGACTACCCACCTCCGGGTCAGCTGGAGGACTTTCACCACAACATTAACATCTCCAGAGCCTCAGATCACAACACATCTATGCGAAACATTACTAATTCAGAAAAACATACAACAGAAAGGCTGAGGACAATCTGGGGAGTGAAAGAATCTTGAAGTTGAGTATTTTCCTATAAGCATCTGAAAACCAGATCCTATGGAATAAAAAGGAAGTAGGAAAAAAGTCCTGTTACAcctgaaaaggggaaaaggatcACGAGGCTTCAGAAGATTCAGTCCATTTTAATTCTAGTTacagctaaaaagaaaacaaaatccaatgGAAactcatacaaaaaaaaaatatggtcaTCTTAATTACAGACAAAAAGGAAGTAACCATTATTCTGCCCATCCactgcactgcagaagaaattacTCAGCACTATTAGCTGAGCattattttgtgctttatttgGGGTGAGTTGGAGTTGTCCTGAGAtataaaaccacaacaaaacagaTATTCAATCTATTGATGATTGAATAACAATTTTCTGAAGATGGCAAACATCACAACTAAAATTAACATTCAATTTACAACTACATACCTGGCAAATGCATGCTACAAGCAGGCCTACCACTCCAATCTTGCAAAGATTACCCTATGCAGACCAAGCAATAAATAACACGTATAACACTACCAATGGCTTTCAGAGGGAATAGACATTCTTCTTGGTGTAAAGAGCTACTGTACGTGCGATTACATAAGATTGTTCATCATATGTACAGTTCCTCCATGGCAGGCCAAGCGATACAAGCAGCTAGCACCGCCTCCTTGACTTGAAGGAAACCCCACTGGCTCCTTTAAGCACTGGAGACTAAAGCATCACGTGACAAAGTTAAATTCTTAAACTTGGTATTtctcatcattttaaaatattcatttaaagaCCACCTGTAATTGACAAGTATCAAGGAAAGCCACCTTTGGCACTGGAGCTGGTTTACAGCTAAGAACTGAAGCCATACCTTATTGGTACAGGGGATTAATTAAACCCAAAGAGTATCAATTCCTCTTTCGTAATGAGTTAATGATAACTCTAAAGGCAACAGCCAGAACGACACACAAAGATTAATCCAACAAACAAACGGCAGTTTGCACCTAGCAGAACACAGCCTACTAAACAAACTGCCCCAAGAAGTTTTGCTCTGCTGAAGAACACCAGGCAGGTGAGCACGAGAACAAGGGCATTTTTACCTCTGTTGTTATGGTAACACCATCACAAACGTAATTACATCCTTGAGTTCTTGAGGCCAAAAGTCACCTAACTCACCTGTCCCAACGTCACACACAGTTAAAGAGCTTTCAGACAAAGCTCTGACCACAATAAAAGCTTTCTTAAATATAAGATACTGAGGAAGCAAATCGCTAGCAAAATCATACCGCAGTTCATGTCAGTTCCCTCATCGCTTAGAGAAAAATTCCTTGTAAAGCAACATCCAATAGGCATGTACAGAGCGAAGGGCTAGGCTCAGGAAGGCCCTCATGGGGGTTACAAACGGGTCCCTTCTCTCCCCGAGCCGCCCGCCCGGCCCGCGGCCCCCGCGCTGCTCGCGCCCACCAGAAACGCGGAGCCCACGGCCCAGGCACCGCCAGACAAGAGCAGCGCCAGAAACcgaggcagaaaaaaataaaataaagcccGGGGCGCTTCGGTTGGCACTGTTCTGACATTGAGAGCGGCAGGAAGAGCCCCCCAAGGCAGGAGCGGAGCCCGCTAAGGAGATCCCGGGGGCAGCCCCAAGACTCGGCAGAAGGAGCACAGACCCGGGAGCGGCCCGACGGGAGCCAGCGGCCCAGCACGGGATGGAGCACAGCAGACTCGGCGGCACCCGGGGGACTCCGGTTGCCTGTGCCTCCGCCCCTACGCGGCACCACTGCCGCCCCGTAGCCGCCAGCCCGCAGCCACCGCCCCCCACCCGGGCCGGGCTCCTGTCGCCGGCACAGAGTCCGCAGCTACTCACAGGCGGCTGAGCCGAATCCTGCCTTCcgtcccccctccccccgcctcCACAGCCCCAATATGGCGGCCACAGCGGGGGGCACAGCCACTTCCGCTTCCGGGGCGAGAGGGGCGGGAAGAGAACTCGGTGCCGGCCTGCCATTGGTGACAGCGGGAGGAAGCGGGGCGGCTGCCGCAGGAGCCGTCAGACGAGCGCCGCGCTGCGGCGGCGGGCAGCGTAGCCTTTAGCATCCGCGCAGGCGCAGATCGCCCCGCCAGCCGTAGAGGGCGGcccgcctccccccgccccctcTCCCGCTCAGCCAATGAGCGTCTCTCCCCGCCCCTCTCCCGCTCAGCCAATGAGCGCCAGGCTGCTGCCTCCAGGGTGGGGGGCGTCGGGTGCTGCGCGGGCACGTGGCCGTAGCAGCGTTGGGGGGGTTTGCTCTGTTTTCCCGCCTTAGCTCAGCGCGCGCGCTTCCCTCAGGGCGAGCCTCGCTGTGGGGCCGCCTCGGCCTTCGAGTCTCACCTCTTTGCGTAGTTAAAGTCATCGTGTCTCGCAGTTCCGATTGTTATTGGAATATACGGAACTGAAAAGCCAACAGATCTACTGAAGCGTGGGATTTTTTTGCGCCTCTGATCGCCTTCAGGTTTCTGTGTAACGTACAGTAAAAGTTGACAGGTAAATCCGTTCATCTAAATAATCGAATTGAGTTTAAAACTCTTTATTAACGCACGTACGCAGGAAAGTTTGGGATTAAAACGAATAGAGCAAGGCAAGAAATACTCCTTAGACAAAGGTACAGATAGCGT
The sequence above is a segment of the Numida meleagris isolate 19003 breed g44 Domestic line chromosome 20, NumMel1.0, whole genome shotgun sequence genome. Coding sequences within it:
- the RER1 gene encoding protein RER1 isoform X3, with amino-acid sequence MSEGDSIGESVHGKPSVVYRFFTRLGQIYQSWLDKSTPYTAVRWIVTLGLSFIYMIRVYLLQGWYIVTYALGIYHLNLFIAFLSPKVDPSLMEDSDDGPSLPTRQNEEFRPFIRRLPEFKFWHSATKGILVAMACTFFEAFNVPVFWPILVMYFIMLFCITMKRQIKHMIKYRYIPFTHGKRKYKGKEDVGKTFAS
- the RER1 gene encoding protein RER1 isoform X1, whose amino-acid sequence is MAGRHRVLFPPLSPRKRKWLCPPLWPPYWGCGGGGRGDGRQDSAQPPQPCQKGTVLIYQSWLDKSTPYTAVRWIVTLGLSFIYMIRVYLLQGWYIVTYALGIYHLNLFIAFLSPKVDPSLMEDSDDGPSLPTRQNEEFRPFIRRLPEFKFWHSATKGILVAMACTFFEAFNVPVFWPILVMYFIMLFCITMKRQIKHMIKYRYIPFTHGKRKYKGKEDVGKTFAS
- the RER1 gene encoding protein RER1 isoform X2, which gives rise to MPIGCCFTRNFSLSDEGTDMNCATMSEGDSIGESVHGKPSVVYRFFTRLGQIYQSWLDKSTPYTAVRWIVTLGLSFIYMIRVYLLQGWYIVTYALGIYHLNLFIAFLSPKVDPSLMEDSDDGPSLPTRQNEEFRPFIRRLPEFKFWHSATKGILVAMACTFFEAFNVPVFWPILVMYFIMLFCITMKRQIKHMIKYRYIPFTHGKRKYKGKEDVGKTFAS